In Desulfovibrio gilichinskyi, a genomic segment contains:
- a CDS encoding DUF503 domain-containing protein, which yields MIIGVLSLEFRLHGNRSLKGKRKIALSLKQKLRNKFNVSVSETDAQDSHEKLVLAVVTVSGETRKVESRLSKALSMIEAISPAELVNCKTEIFSS from the coding sequence ATGATAATCGGCGTACTCTCTCTGGAATTCAGACTTCATGGAAACAGGTCTCTAAAAGGCAAACGGAAAATAGCACTCAGCCTGAAGCAAAAGCTGCGCAATAAATTTAATGTATCGGTATCTGAAACAGATGCGCAAGACTCCCATGAAAAGCTGGTTCTGGCAGTAGTGACAGTTTCCGGCGAAACACGTAAAGTAGAAAGCAGGTTATCAAAAGCCCTCTCCATGATCGAAGCAATTTCCCCGGCAGAGCTGGTTAACTGTAAAACCGAAATTTTTAGTTCCTGA
- a CDS encoding YlxR family protein produces MDSTDGNDPVRSCVICRQRFAKKNLFRFVIGKEASDNELIPDNKKIMHGRGYYVCNNERCLEKIKFFKPRKKKFRG; encoded by the coding sequence ATGGATAGCACTGACGGAAATGATCCAGTCAGATCGTGCGTGATTTGCAGGCAGCGATTTGCCAAAAAAAACCTATTCAGGTTTGTTATCGGCAAGGAAGCTTCCGACAACGAGCTTATTCCGGACAACAAGAAAATAATGCATGGACGTGGTTATTACGTCTGCAACAATGAACGCTGTCTGGAAAAAATTAAATTTTTTAAGCCGCGCAAGAAGAAATTCAGGGGGTAG
- a CDS encoding flagellar basal body L-ring protein FlgH gives MKKSILAVSLLIILSAGCTPAKQTPTPMPVMTPPVSYEPETLSNPGSLFMPSDSDYLFDDNRARRIGDIVVVTVTETSKGKHTSNSKAERENKTGMSVTNFYGGPLSAIDAFDLKKNAGDTPLIGSDTSNKFKSTGETKNESTLTASVACRIVRILPGNVMQVEGARQVRINEETQILVVRGLLRQRDIGPGNTVQSSYLADAQIEVYGRGILADKQRPGWLSRILDNVWPF, from the coding sequence ATGAAAAAATCAATACTGGCAGTTTCACTACTAATCATTCTTAGTGCCGGATGCACTCCTGCCAAGCAGACTCCAACACCTATGCCCGTTATGACACCGCCCGTGTCCTATGAACCGGAGACTTTGAGTAATCCCGGCTCTCTTTTTATGCCTTCAGATTCAGATTATCTTTTTGACGATAACAGAGCTCGCCGGATCGGTGACATTGTTGTTGTCACTGTTACTGAAACAAGCAAGGGCAAGCATACTTCAAATTCAAAAGCTGAACGCGAAAATAAAACCGGGATGAGTGTAACAAATTTTTACGGTGGACCATTATCAGCAATTGATGCTTTTGATCTGAAAAAAAATGCAGGGGATACTCCGCTTATAGGTTCTGATACTTCCAATAAATTTAAAAGTACCGGTGAAACAAAAAATGAATCGACCCTGACAGCCTCTGTCGCTTGCCGAATTGTCAGAATTCTTCCTGGAAACGTTATGCAGGTTGAAGGAGCACGGCAGGTCAGAATTAATGAAGAAACTCAGATTCTGGTTGTTCGCGGGCTGCTCAGACAGCGTGATATCGGTCCAGGTAATACTGTGCAGTCCAGTTATCTTGCTGATGCCCAGATTGAAGTCTACGGGCGCGGTATTCTTGCAGATAAGCAGAGACCCGGATGGCTTTCAAGAATTCTTGATAACGTATGGCCTTTCTAA
- the flgG gene encoding flagellar basal-body rod protein FlgG, producing the protein MMRSLWTAATGMIAQQTHIDVLSNNLANVNTQGFKKSRVEFEDLMYQTMQIAGTQVQGGNRLPTGMQIGMGVKEVSIHKFFSEGSLEPTGNPLDLAIEGRGFFRIDRNGEDGYTRSGAFKLDNEGRVVTSNGYALQPEFVVPPEAVNIVVSEKGHMAALDKNGIELAAADIPVYDFINPAGLNAIGKNLYVETEGSGAPVEGIPGDDRFGTISQGYLEGSNVELVDEMVGLIVGQRAYETNSKALTTSDSMLQTAINVKR; encoded by the coding sequence ATGATGCGTTCCCTTTGGACTGCCGCGACAGGAATGATCGCACAGCAGACACACATAGACGTTCTTTCGAACAACCTTGCCAACGTAAATACACAGGGTTTTAAAAAGAGCAGGGTAGAATTTGAAGATCTAATGTACCAGACAATGCAAATTGCCGGAACTCAGGTTCAGGGCGGCAACAGACTGCCTACAGGTATGCAGATCGGTATGGGTGTTAAGGAAGTCAGTATCCACAAATTCTTTAGCGAAGGGTCGCTGGAACCAACTGGGAACCCCTTGGATCTGGCTATTGAAGGACGTGGATTTTTCCGCATAGATCGTAACGGCGAAGACGGCTACACCCGTTCCGGAGCTTTCAAACTTGATAACGAAGGGCGTGTTGTTACCTCCAATGGTTATGCTCTTCAGCCTGAGTTTGTTGTTCCGCCGGAAGCTGTAAATATTGTTGTCTCGGAAAAAGGGCATATGGCTGCTCTTGATAAAAACGGTATCGAACTGGCTGCGGCCGATATCCCCGTTTATGACTTCATTAACCCTGCCGGACTTAATGCAATCGGTAAAAACCTTTATGTTGAAACTGAAGGTTCCGGAGCACCTGTTGAAGGTATCCCGGGAGATGACCGTTTCGGAACTATATCTCAGGGGTATCTTGAAGGTTCAAACGTAGAACTGGTTGATGAAATGGTTGGACTTATTGTCGGACAGAGAGCTTATGAAACTAACTCCAAAGCTTTGACAACCTCAGATTCCATGCTTCAGACCGCAATTAATGTAAAACGATAA
- the rimP gene encoding ribosome maturation factor RimP translates to MEQGSLAKKISDFVEPAIGTMGLSLWGVEVTSANRPTVIIYIDSESGVSIDQCAKVSREIGLMLEVEEIINSAYVLEVSSPGLERKFFKPEQVTANIGKKLEVALIISIEGRKNFRGVLTGTDDEGLVLQLEDQEEPVKLDWDRIRKAKLIHEFK, encoded by the coding sequence GTGGAGCAAGGCTCATTAGCCAAAAAAATAAGTGACTTCGTGGAGCCGGCAATCGGTACCATGGGCCTTTCACTTTGGGGTGTTGAAGTGACCTCCGCAAACCGTCCGACCGTGATCATTTATATTGATAGCGAATCGGGGGTCAGCATTGACCAATGCGCAAAGGTCAGCAGAGAAATAGGACTTATGCTTGAAGTTGAAGAAATTATAAACAGTGCATATGTTTTAGAGGTTTCTTCCCCGGGCTTAGAACGTAAATTTTTCAAACCTGAACAGGTTACAGCCAACATCGGCAAAAAACTGGAAGTTGCACTCATCATTTCGATTGAAGGGCGCAAAAACTTTCGCGGTGTCTTAACCGGAACCGACGATGAAGGCCTTGTACTCCAGCTTGAAGATCAAGAAGAACCGGTCAAGCTGGATTGGGACAGAATTAGAAAAGCAAAACTCATTCACGAGTTTAAATAA
- a CDS encoding flagellar basal body P-ring protein FlgI, whose amino-acid sequence MKRGNRTNNISAGITATILLLFVIFMNVQPAEAVRLKDISSFSGVRDNALVGYGLVVGLSGTGDGTNSAFTITSMVNMLEKMGVQVDRDSIKPKNVAAVMVTAKMPVSAKPGSPLDVTLSSIGDSKSLFGGVLLLTPLKGIDGNVYALAQGALTVGGFSTTGAAASVSQNVVTVARIPNGATIERSVPFAFNNQRKITINLDMSDFGTIMQVVKRINNAIGGNYASAIDASTVDLAIPDDFRGNMVPLMASLENLEISPDGKAKVVVDEKTGTIVLGRNVRLTKVAIAHGNLQVVVTEGADVSQPGPFAPAGAETVTTPTTGIQVKADNNRLMLVEGATLQELVDGLNAIGATPRDLISILRTMKVAGALHAELEVI is encoded by the coding sequence ATGAAACGCGGCAATAGGACGAACAATATTTCAGCAGGAATTACGGCAACCATACTGCTTTTGTTCGTCATATTTATGAACGTACAGCCAGCGGAAGCTGTCCGGCTGAAGGATATTTCTTCTTTCAGCGGAGTGCGTGACAATGCTCTCGTCGGGTACGGACTTGTAGTCGGTCTTTCGGGAACCGGTGACGGAACAAACTCGGCATTCACAATTACCTCCATGGTTAACATGCTCGAAAAGATGGGTGTGCAGGTTGATCGCGATTCTATAAAGCCGAAAAACGTTGCTGCGGTAATGGTAACGGCTAAAATGCCTGTTTCTGCAAAGCCGGGATCTCCTCTTGATGTAACTCTTTCCTCTATAGGTGACTCTAAAAGTCTGTTCGGCGGCGTACTTTTGCTGACTCCTCTTAAAGGTATAGATGGAAATGTTTATGCCCTGGCACAAGGCGCGCTTACTGTCGGTGGTTTTTCTACGACAGGTGCTGCCGCAAGTGTTTCCCAAAATGTTGTTACTGTTGCACGTATTCCTAACGGAGCAACAATTGAACGATCTGTCCCATTTGCTTTTAACAATCAACGGAAAATTACTATCAACCTCGATATGTCAGACTTCGGTACCATCATGCAGGTAGTAAAAAGAATTAATAATGCTATCGGTGGTAATTATGCATCCGCAATTGACGCATCAACTGTTGATCTTGCCATTCCTGATGATTTCAGAGGCAATATGGTTCCACTTATGGCTTCACTTGAAAACCTTGAAATCAGCCCTGATGGAAAAGCTAAGGTCGTGGTTGATGAAAAGACCGGAACAATTGTGCTTGGACGAAATGTACGTTTGACAAAGGTCGCAATCGCGCACGGAAACTTACAGGTTGTTGTTACGGAAGGAGCCGATGTCAGCCAACCGGGGCCGTTTGCTCCTGCTGGTGCCGAAACAGTCACTACTCCGACAACCGGTATACAGGTTAAGGCGGACAACAACAGATTGATGCTTGTTGAAGGTGCCACGTTGCAAGAACTTGTTGATGGTTTGAATGCTATCGGAGCAACCCCGCGTGACCTGATTTCTATCCTCAGGACGATGAAGGTTGCAGGTGCATTGCACGCAGAACTGGAGGTTATATAA
- the flgA gene encoding flagellar basal body P-ring formation chaperone FlgA: MTFAEKYINLSRASVAFLVIAAMVLMVVTSVDAATKENKNWRIVVKSAATVNGPRVLLGDIAEFYGKLPDETKRDLAKVELWNAPNQGRKPINVNRVELRAILEHYLGDMVSNCVLPATLAIQAGGKVMSEEELQQAVVKVLTPHARVFEGSYKFRDFKLPDYLFFADKMDSLKINLPQTLKPGNNVFRVEIVSIDGQVLRNLSSSVFMDLWQPVPCPVRPLNRREVITPDMITWKNQNMAHMGDRAWDGKGGPWIIKVPVGTGQPIMKSSIEPAPVIARGDTVDLIFESPHMRLSVSAESLEDGGVGESITVRNLQSKRKIVAKVLDAQTVSVR, from the coding sequence ATGACTTTTGCAGAAAAATATATAAACCTTAGCAGGGCGTCTGTTGCGTTTCTGGTGATAGCAGCCATGGTTCTTATGGTTGTAACCTCTGTGGATGCGGCAACGAAGGAAAATAAGAATTGGCGTATAGTCGTTAAGTCTGCTGCAACTGTTAACGGTCCTAGAGTCTTACTGGGAGATATTGCTGAATTTTATGGCAAACTTCCAGATGAAACTAAGAGAGATTTAGCTAAAGTTGAATTGTGGAATGCCCCGAATCAAGGACGCAAGCCAATAAACGTTAACCGTGTTGAACTTAGAGCTATCTTAGAGCATTACCTCGGTGACATGGTTTCAAATTGTGTTCTTCCTGCTACGCTTGCTATTCAGGCCGGCGGTAAAGTTATGAGCGAGGAAGAGCTTCAGCAGGCCGTTGTCAAAGTCTTGACTCCACATGCCAGAGTTTTTGAAGGTTCCTACAAATTCAGAGATTTCAAGTTGCCTGATTATCTTTTTTTTGCAGATAAAATGGATAGCTTGAAGATTAATCTGCCTCAGACTTTGAAGCCCGGAAATAATGTTTTCAGGGTGGAGATAGTAAGCATTGACGGACAGGTTTTAAGAAATTTATCCAGCAGTGTTTTTATGGATTTGTGGCAGCCTGTTCCATGTCCTGTACGTCCTTTGAATCGTAGAGAAGTTATCACACCGGACATGATTACTTGGAAAAATCAGAATATGGCCCATATGGGCGACAGAGCCTGGGATGGTAAAGGCGGGCCCTGGATTATCAAGGTTCCGGTCGGAACAGGGCAGCCTATCATGAAGTCTTCTATCGAGCCTGCTCCTGTCATTGCACGTGGAGATACGGTTGACCTTATTTTTGAAAGTCCTCACATGCGTTTAAGTGTTTCAGCCGAGTCTTTAGAGGATGGCGGAGTTGGAGAGAGTATAACGGTACGTAATTTGCAAAGTAAAAGAAAAATCGTTGCTAAAGTTCTCGATGCTCAGACTGTTTCAGTCAGGTAA
- the flgF gene encoding flagellar basal-body rod protein FlgF: MQTSTFSALFGAMSNEHRVNISANNLANVNTTGFKRDTCAFEDTFVKFAHDYVVDAKPFIRDKNMFPEPKIMARPRLSEEVIDMSQGSFQKTGNSLDLAIRGDGFFTVQKDGGQFYTRNGVFTLSPEGNLITEQGYPVVASGGVVSIPPRAEVTIDETGVIRADGQELAQLDFVQATDPRTVKKEGENLYTVGGDVAPATGDILQGYIEKSNVEVVSEMVSMIECQRSFEMYQKMITGTDELDKKVIQQVGQAT, encoded by the coding sequence ATGCAAACCAGTACATTTAGTGCCCTTTTTGGGGCCATGTCCAACGAACACAGGGTTAATATCAGTGCCAATAATTTGGCTAACGTAAATACAACAGGGTTTAAGCGTGACACCTGCGCGTTTGAAGATACCTTTGTTAAATTTGCACACGACTATGTAGTGGATGCCAAACCGTTCATACGTGATAAAAACATGTTTCCAGAGCCTAAAATCATGGCTCGCCCGAGGTTGTCTGAAGAAGTCATAGATATGTCTCAAGGCTCTTTTCAGAAAACCGGCAACTCCCTTGATTTAGCTATCAGAGGTGATGGTTTTTTTACGGTCCAGAAAGACGGAGGACAGTTCTACACTCGTAACGGAGTTTTCACTCTTTCACCTGAAGGAAATCTCATTACTGAGCAGGGCTATCCTGTAGTGGCCAGCGGAGGTGTAGTTTCGATTCCTCCAAGAGCGGAAGTAACCATTGATGAAACCGGAGTCATCCGCGCTGACGGGCAGGAGCTTGCTCAGCTCGACTTTGTTCAGGCAACTGATCCGCGGACAGTTAAGAAAGAAGGTGAAAATCTATATACAGTCGGAGGAGATGTTGCTCCCGCAACAGGGGATATTCTCCAAGGATATATAGAAAAATCAAACGTTGAAGTCGTTAGCGAAATGGTCTCAATGATTGAATGCCAGCGTAGTTTTGAAATGTACCAGAAAATGATTACCGGCACTGATGAGCTTGATAAAAAGGTTATTCAGCAAGTCGGTCAGGCAACATAA
- a CDS encoding rod-binding protein: MIVTAQDAATAQASVEGQELIGFKNKLTSLNDKISGGKDVDKGLRSACKKFEAVFMGKIWKQMRKGVQKSEYLSNRYEDQYTSMFDKDFSEKLADGGGIGLADMLYQQLRAKLDDASKETLPGTGNSTGLKTLDEVGRRGTREGVHVKKHENVVTNGIPGIPVPKPGIALRDSDFTYANQIERKLDHSIENTGVKSQSETEKGAVKEVSYISRPEAMARIENLARQIEMAHDKKVYGNGVTAEEIGKKLAGI, encoded by the coding sequence ATGATCGTCACCGCACAAGATGCTGCTACAGCACAGGCAAGTGTTGAAGGGCAGGAGCTGATCGGTTTTAAAAATAAACTGACATCACTAAATGATAAGATTTCAGGCGGAAAAGATGTCGACAAGGGACTACGCTCCGCATGCAAGAAATTTGAAGCCGTTTTTATGGGTAAAATCTGGAAACAGATGCGTAAAGGCGTTCAAAAGTCTGAATATCTTAGTAATCGTTACGAAGACCAGTATACGTCAATGTTTGATAAGGATTTTTCAGAAAAGCTGGCTGACGGCGGAGGGATCGGACTTGCAGATATGTTGTATCAGCAGCTTAGAGCAAAGCTTGATGACGCCAGCAAAGAAACTCTGCCAGGAACTGGTAATTCTACAGGCCTTAAGACACTGGATGAAGTTGGACGCAGAGGAACAAGAGAAGGTGTCCATGTTAAAAAACATGAAAATGTTGTGACTAACGGCATCCCCGGAATTCCCGTTCCTAAGCCTGGTATTGCGCTCAGAGATTCCGATTTTACGTATGCTAATCAAATTGAAAGAAAATTGGATCACAGTATAGAAAATACGGGCGTAAAATCCCAGTCAGAAACTGAAAAGGGTGCAGTGAAGGAAGTTTCCTATATTAGTAGGCCCGAAGCGATGGCAAGAATTGAAAATTTAGCCCGTCAAATTGAAATGGCACATGACAAGAAAGTTTATGGTAACGGCGTGACTGCTGAAGAAATTGGCAAGAAACTTGCTGGTATATAA
- the nusA gene encoding transcription termination factor NusA, which yields MGSELKKAIDQISKDRGIDKDLLIDTLEEAVRSSVARKYGDAMDIEVNYNEEIGEIEVYQFKVVAEEVTDEISEIVLSEAKEHDPNVQVDDEMGFKLKIEDLGRIAAQSAKQVIIQRMRDAEQEIIYDEYKSRKNEIVSGIIQRRDRSGWIINLGRTEAVLPKNEQIPRERYKRGDRVQAFLIDVQKEARGPQITVSRSHPDYMTALFKREVPEVDDDTVKIMGVARDPGLRAKVAVNSLDRDVDPVGACVGIRGSRIQNIVQELRGERIDIVVWSQDIAVYAQNALSPAVIARITVDDEEKVLEVVVPDDQLTVAIGRKGQNVKLASRLLGWKIDIFTESRYGEMNASSKGMDQLASVAEISLENFFSAGFETVNQIASASEEILMTIENMTPSKVADIKSAIKLLGMGDVESDYVDESLRLKIESLEKAEAAVEEAQTEEENKSEEDQISDTDK from the coding sequence ATGGGTTCTGAACTCAAAAAAGCGATCGACCAGATCAGCAAAGACCGTGGGATCGATAAAGATCTTCTGATAGACACACTTGAAGAAGCTGTTCGTTCTTCTGTGGCGCGCAAATATGGCGATGCCATGGATATCGAGGTCAACTACAACGAAGAAATCGGTGAAATCGAAGTTTACCAGTTTAAAGTAGTTGCTGAAGAAGTAACTGACGAGATAAGCGAAATCGTCCTTTCAGAAGCGAAAGAGCATGATCCTAATGTTCAAGTCGATGACGAAATGGGCTTTAAGCTCAAAATTGAAGACCTCGGACGAATCGCAGCCCAATCCGCAAAGCAGGTAATTATTCAGCGCATGCGCGATGCTGAGCAGGAAATTATCTATGATGAATATAAAAGCCGCAAGAACGAAATCGTCAGCGGGATTATTCAGCGCAGAGACCGTTCCGGCTGGATTATCAACCTGGGACGTACTGAAGCTGTTCTGCCTAAAAACGAACAGATCCCCCGTGAAAGATATAAACGCGGAGATAGAGTTCAGGCTTTCCTCATAGATGTTCAGAAAGAAGCTCGTGGACCGCAGATTACTGTGTCCCGCTCTCACCCTGATTATATGACTGCACTTTTCAAAAGAGAAGTCCCTGAAGTTGATGACGATACAGTAAAAATTATGGGAGTAGCCCGTGATCCGGGTCTGCGCGCCAAAGTTGCTGTAAATTCACTCGACAGAGATGTTGATCCGGTAGGAGCTTGCGTAGGTATTCGCGGTTCCCGCATCCAGAACATCGTTCAGGAACTCCGCGGTGAAAGAATTGATATCGTAGTATGGAGCCAGGACATTGCTGTTTATGCCCAGAACGCGCTTTCGCCTGCTGTTATAGCCAGAATTACCGTAGATGATGAAGAAAAAGTTCTTGAAGTTGTTGTTCCGGACGATCAGCTTACCGTTGCAATCGGACGCAAAGGACAGAATGTTAAACTGGCATCAAGACTTCTCGGTTGGAAAATTGATATCTTCACCGAAAGCCGCTACGGAGAGATGAACGCATCAAGCAAAGGAATGGACCAGCTTGCAAGCGTTGCTGAAATAAGCCTTGAAAATTTCTTCTCTGCAGGATTTGAAACTGTAAATCAGATTGCAAGTGCTTCCGAAGAAATTCTCATGACGATTGAGAATATGACTCCTTCAAAAGTTGCCGACATCAAATCAGCTATCAAGCTGCTTGGTATGGGCGATGTTGAATCTGATTACGTAGATGAATCTCTGAGACTCAAAATAGAATCTCTGGAAAAAGCTGAAGCTGCAGTTGAAGAAGCTCAAACAGAAGAAGAAAATAAATCCGAAGAAGACCAAATTTCGGACACTGACAAATAA
- the infB gene encoding translation initiation factor IF-2: MAAKIKVKELAAELGVNPKDILQKLRDLGVQAKSTVADIDEDSAQTVRKELAGATTKVVQREVQPGVIVRRRKTGATKDDADSKEAAKPEVEAKTAKSANDSAEKPAKKDIKTPTAETKDASGEAAPAKKKKAKKKEPFKNATPVVKIIKPEDLEQKKQEAAPVKVETAPVEKAETPPSADSAVEKAPEKVAASAPRVEKGSGEEKKEHPASDKNDVKAKDSEPKKKKRKKKKEIEPPKVKIISRPDPNLQAAQRAAEGPSGARTAEDRGLPERRPAARPAGARPAGARPAPGGRPAPGGRPAPGARPGGPRPPFGDSRPASTGRPVPGEPQPGAEEGQSKKKKFKKDKRVVEFGKDSKKTDQERDMDSKFRHKKKGKRGKQKELETVQQKPLKAAKRKVKFNEAIRLSDMAHQMGLKAQELIKTLFAMGVMATINQSLDIDTATLLAAEFEYGIENVSFSEAELLVPEHVADTESQLLPRPPIVTIMGHVDHGKTSLLDAIRHSAVTDGEAGGITQHIGAYHVSTPRGDIVFLDTPGHEAFTTMRARGAQVTDIVILVVAADDGVMDQTREAISHSKAAGVPIVVAVNKMDKEGANPERVQRELSDFDLVPEAWGGDTMFVEVSAKQRTGLDQLLEIVQLQAEVLELRANPNKAARGNIVEAKLDKGRGPLGTVLIQEGTINQGDPFVCGLYHGRVRAMFNDRGQNIKTAGPAFPVEIQGFDGIPQAGDEFICVADDKIARKIAQERKLKHRERELAGKSKVTLESFLASKPDQEIQTLNVVLKADVQGSLEAIGEALAKLATEEIRVEVIHGGAGAITESDILLASASQAIIIGFNVRPTVKIKEVAEREEVEIRFYDIIYKLVSEIKDAMAGMLSPDIKENYLGQADVQQVFTVPKVGTVAGCKVIDGKLTRNAKVRLLRDGVVIYTGTLTSLKRFKDDAKEVAKGYECGVGLEKYNDIKEGDAIEAFEEIEVARTLA, from the coding sequence ATGGCTGCAAAGATAAAAGTTAAGGAATTGGCCGCTGAGTTAGGCGTCAATCCCAAGGATATTCTTCAAAAGCTGCGAGATTTGGGTGTGCAGGCTAAAAGCACTGTTGCTGACATTGATGAGGATTCTGCTCAGACTGTCCGTAAAGAACTTGCCGGAGCAACCACAAAAGTTGTTCAAAGAGAAGTTCAGCCTGGTGTTATTGTGCGCCGTCGTAAAACCGGAGCAACAAAGGATGACGCTGACAGCAAAGAAGCTGCTAAGCCTGAAGTTGAAGCAAAAACAGCTAAATCTGCAAATGATTCTGCTGAAAAGCCTGCTAAAAAGGACATTAAAACTCCTACAGCTGAAACTAAAGACGCATCCGGCGAAGCTGCCCCTGCTAAAAAGAAAAAAGCTAAAAAGAAAGAGCCTTTTAAAAACGCAACTCCTGTTGTCAAGATTATCAAACCTGAAGATCTTGAGCAGAAGAAGCAAGAAGCAGCTCCTGTTAAGGTAGAAACCGCGCCGGTTGAAAAAGCGGAAACACCCCCATCTGCAGATTCAGCCGTAGAAAAAGCTCCAGAAAAAGTTGCTGCGTCGGCTCCACGTGTAGAAAAAGGGTCTGGCGAAGAAAAGAAAGAGCACCCTGCCTCTGACAAGAATGACGTTAAGGCTAAAGATTCTGAGCCTAAAAAGAAAAAACGCAAGAAAAAGAAAGAAATAGAACCTCCTAAGGTAAAAATTATTTCAAGACCTGATCCGAATCTGCAGGCAGCACAGCGTGCGGCAGAAGGTCCTTCCGGCGCAAGAACCGCCGAAGACAGAGGACTTCCTGAACGCAGACCTGCAGCTAGACCAGCGGGTGCAAGACCTGCCGGAGCTAGACCAGCTCCAGGCGGAAGACCTGCACCAGGCGGCAGACCGGCTCCCGGAGCTAGACCAGGCGGACCAAGACCTCCTTTCGGAGACAGCAGACCGGCATCCACAGGAAGACCTGTTCCTGGAGAGCCTCAGCCGGGTGCAGAAGAAGGTCAGAGCAAAAAGAAGAAATTTAAGAAAGATAAACGCGTTGTTGAATTCGGTAAAGATAGTAAGAAGACCGATCAAGAACGTGATATGGACAGTAAGTTTCGTCACAAGAAAAAAGGCAAAAGAGGCAAGCAAAAAGAGCTGGAAACAGTTCAACAGAAGCCTTTGAAAGCAGCAAAACGTAAAGTCAAATTCAATGAAGCCATCAGACTTTCAGATATGGCTCATCAGATGGGACTTAAAGCGCAAGAGCTTATTAAGACTCTTTTCGCAATGGGTGTCATGGCGACCATAAACCAGTCTCTTGACATTGATACAGCAACTCTGCTTGCAGCTGAATTTGAATACGGAATTGAAAACGTTTCCTTCTCAGAAGCAGAATTGTTAGTCCCTGAACACGTAGCTGACACTGAAAGTCAACTGCTGCCGCGTCCTCCGATTGTAACTATCATGGGACATGTCGACCACGGTAAAACATCACTTCTTGACGCAATCCGTCACAGTGCTGTTACCGACGGAGAAGCAGGCGGTATCACTCAGCATATCGGTGCATACCATGTAAGCACCCCTCGCGGTGATATTGTTTTCCTTGATACTCCCGGTCATGAAGCTTTCACAACCATGAGAGCACGCGGAGCACAAGTAACTGACATAGTAATTCTTGTTGTCGCAGCAGATGACGGAGTTATGGATCAGACCCGTGAAGCTATAAGCCATTCCAAGGCAGCCGGAGTTCCCATTGTTGTTGCAGTCAACAAAATGGATAAAGAAGGTGCCAACCCCGAAAGAGTTCAGCGCGAACTGTCTGATTTCGACCTCGTACCAGAGGCATGGGGCGGAGATACAATGTTTGTTGAAGTTTCAGCTAAACAGCGTACAGGTCTTGATCAATTACTTGAAATTGTACAGCTTCAGGCCGAAGTTCTGGAACTCAGAGCCAACCCGAACAAAGCTGCTCGCGGTAACATTGTTGAAGCAAAACTCGACAAGGGTCGCGGCCCGCTTGGAACAGTCCTGATTCAGGAAGGAACCATCAATCAGGGTGATCCTTTCGTCTGCGGACTTTACCACGGACGTGTAAGAGCTATGTTCAATGACCGTGGACAAAATATAAAAACAGCTGGTCCGGCTTTCCCTGTAGAAATTCAGGGATTTGACGGGATTCCTCAAGCAGGTGATGAATTCATCTGTGTAGCTGACGATAAGATTGCTCGTAAAATTGCTCAGGAACGTAAGCTGAAACATCGCGAACGTGAACTTGCAGGAAAATCCAAGGTTACTCTTGAATCATTCCTTGCTTCAAAACCTGATCAGGAAATACAGACCCTCAACGTTGTTCTTAAAGCCGACGTACAGGGATCACTTGAAGCAATTGGCGAAGCTCTCGCAAAACTGGCCACTGAAGAAATTAGAGTTGAAGTTATTCACGGCGGAGCCGGTGCAATCACAGAATCAGATATTCTGCTTGCATCAGCAAGTCAGGCCATCATCATCGGTTTTAACGTAAGACCTACTGTTAAAATTAAAGAAGTGGCCGAACGTGAAGAAGTGGAAATCCGTTTCTACGACATCATCTATAAGCTGGTCAGCGAAATTAAAGATGCTATGGCCGGTATGCTCTCCCCTGATATTAAGGAGAACTACTTAGGTCAGGCTGATGTTCAGCAGGTCTTTACTGTACCGAAAGTCGGAACAGTTGCAGGTTGTAAGGTTATAGACGGAAAACTCACAAGAAATGCAAAAGTCAGACTTCTGCGTGACGGAGTTGTAATCTATACCGGAACACTGACCTCGCTTAAACGTTTCAAAGACGATGCTAAAGAAGTAGCTAAGGGCTACGAATGCGGTGTCGGACTTGAAAAATACAACGACATTAAAGAAGGCGACGCAATTGAAGCCTTTGAAGAAATCGAAGTAGCAAGAACCCTCGCATAA